A genomic region of Xanthocytophaga agilis contains the following coding sequences:
- a CDS encoding class I SAM-dependent rRNA methyltransferase — MYPSLVLKSGRDRSVNNRHPWIFSGGVKQLPKAENGDIVEVLDNQGNRLAYGFYSPQSQIICRLFEFSSLPIDFSQPDYWHQKIQSAYEIRKKYVLTAQTNCCRLLHAEGDFLPGVIADLYDDLVVLQLLIKGSEKIAPHIIGGLQKIGVRYIYLKNKHNPGFREEVVLENGFLTSNTLQDSKVVLENGVKFAIDFEKGQKTGFFLDQRDNRALLQNYSQGKKVLNAFSYTGGFSIYALAGGASEVHSVDISKDAVQLADENSTLNFGKDVIHKAIAEDCFEYLKNTQEEYDVIVLDPPAFAKNAKAVPNASRGYKELNLKGIKKIKPGGILFTFSCSQNIDRDLFRKIIFSAAADAHRNVRILHQLTQPLDHPVNIFHPEGEYLKGLVLQVE; from the coding sequence ATGTATCCTAGTTTAGTTTTAAAATCTGGCCGAGATCGGTCGGTTAATAATCGTCATCCCTGGATATTTTCAGGAGGAGTAAAGCAACTGCCTAAGGCTGAGAATGGTGATATTGTGGAAGTACTGGATAACCAGGGAAATCGCCTGGCTTATGGATTTTACTCTCCCCAGAGTCAGATTATTTGTCGTTTGTTTGAATTCTCAAGTTTACCCATTGATTTTAGTCAGCCGGATTACTGGCATCAGAAAATTCAATCGGCCTATGAGATTCGCAAAAAGTATGTACTTACTGCCCAAACCAACTGTTGTCGGCTATTGCATGCAGAAGGAGATTTTCTTCCGGGAGTAATCGCCGATTTATATGATGATCTGGTCGTACTGCAGTTGTTAATTAAGGGTAGTGAGAAGATTGCTCCTCATATTATAGGTGGACTACAAAAAATAGGTGTCAGGTATATTTACCTGAAAAATAAACATAACCCAGGTTTTCGAGAGGAGGTAGTTCTTGAAAATGGATTTCTTACTTCTAATACACTTCAGGATTCAAAAGTTGTCCTTGAAAATGGGGTAAAATTTGCTATTGATTTTGAAAAAGGTCAGAAAACAGGTTTCTTTCTTGATCAACGAGACAATCGGGCTCTGTTACAGAACTACAGTCAGGGAAAAAAAGTGCTGAATGCGTTCAGTTATACAGGTGGATTCAGTATATATGCATTAGCAGGTGGAGCTTCTGAGGTGCACTCTGTAGATATTTCAAAGGATGCAGTCCAACTGGCAGATGAAAACAGTACCTTGAATTTTGGAAAGGATGTAATCCATAAAGCCATTGCAGAGGATTGTTTTGAATATTTGAAAAACACACAAGAAGAATATGATGTGATTGTACTGGACCCTCCCGCATTTGCTAAAAATGCGAAAGCTGTTCCCAATGCATCACGGGGGTATAAAGAACTAAATCTAAAAGGAATAAAAAAGATTAAACCAGGAGGAATTTTGTTTACATTCTCTTGTTCTCAAAATATAGATCGGGATTTATTTCGCAAGATTATCTTTTCGGCTGCGGCAGATGCTCATCGAAACGTTCGTATTTTACACCAGTTAACTCAACCTCTGGATCATCCGGTGAATATTTTTCATCCGGAAGGTGAGTACCTGAAAGGGCTTGTATTGCAGGTTGAGTAA
- a CDS encoding SusC/RagA family TonB-linked outer membrane protein — MKKLLSFLMLFLLSIGALFAQDRTITGKVTDATDGTPLPGVSVIVKGTTTGTTSNANGDFQISAPSDATLTFSFIGFATQEVQVGGRTTVNVQMQTDVRQLNEVVVNAIGVETSKDKLGTTVSTVKGNNVVQSGETSLLNGLAGKATGVSITRNGSDPGAGTYIQLRGQNSITGSNQPLIVIDGIPIFNSYISSNDGNQAGSGNQTDGVQQQSRLNDLNPSDIASVEVLPSASAAALWGSRAANGVIVITTKKGQNSNGKINIGYKGTVSLDEVNKVPELQRDFGQGLNGKFSYNNARSWGDRIADRTGGNDTYNTGEGVPFVTFPDGTTRYAVAGGNNTNPHGGKNSKDTYDHGKEVFRTGYYVDNSINLSGGNNKASFFASYSNLTQKGIVKRNSDYNRNTARINVVTQLTDKVKATANVSYSNVRSNRTQQGSNLGGIFLGGLRTAPDYNNNYTTGTYQDAEGAIFPNQQISYRNPLGNVNNLSYFDNPLWTIDHNKSFTVVNRILGNIELSYDVLSWLNLRANVGVDTYTDRRTDFVNAQSAISIGGAYTEQTISESQWNANLFARANHKFSDNFTGALLLGFNYNSRQYNNVGATARNFIVPDAPPNLSNTSPSNRDPFNYANTVKTNAGFAQVDLEILNQVFVTATARAEAASTFGREAQSLFFYPSINSSWQFTKLLGDNHILSFGKIRAGFGIVGNEPPPYYNLTKYFPTSFTETWGGSLNGAQYGVGGYQRSATAGNPKLKPEKKKEVEVGFDLRFFNNKVQVSGTAYYNRNTDVILPVDLAPTSGFSSQYKNAATMENKGLEFSIQPEWVNKGGFIWSSNFLWSLYRNKVVDLSGVEYVFLPGGGFTDGSSVAVKGQPVGVIWGTYYARNENGGYQLDNNGYPTIALSSGVIGNPNPNYRASIGNTFSFKGLNLYALFDFSIGNQTWNGTRGALMNYGTAKATAIETTVSATEAAQIKTFDGATIANGIHPSNNRIIARQNSDGSYTFRGTVGDFGGGPVALDEAWYRNSGGGFGVNAPFVEDASWARLREITLNYTINTEGFRRKSKLSSITLGFTGRNLALWTDYNGIDPETNLTGANNGRGIDYFQNPNTRSFIFSLSINY, encoded by the coding sequence ATGAAGAAACTTTTATCCTTTCTTATGTTATTCCTGCTGTCGATTGGAGCACTCTTTGCCCAAGACCGAACCATTACAGGAAAAGTTACAGATGCCACAGATGGCACACCTCTGCCAGGAGTAAGTGTAATAGTCAAAGGCACGACTACAGGCACAACCTCCAATGCAAATGGAGACTTTCAGATAAGTGCTCCTTCAGATGCCACATTAACATTCAGCTTCATAGGATTTGCCACGCAAGAAGTACAAGTTGGCGGCCGCACAACCGTTAACGTACAGATGCAAACAGATGTAAGACAACTGAATGAAGTTGTAGTCAATGCGATCGGAGTAGAAACCTCTAAAGACAAACTTGGTACTACGGTATCTACCGTCAAAGGAAACAATGTTGTTCAGTCAGGTGAAACATCATTGTTAAATGGTCTGGCAGGTAAAGCAACAGGTGTAAGTATTACCCGTAATGGTAGTGATCCCGGAGCAGGAACCTATATTCAGTTAAGGGGACAAAATTCAATTACAGGTAGTAACCAACCTCTGATTGTAATAGATGGCATTCCTATATTCAACAGTTATATATCCAGTAATGATGGCAACCAAGCAGGTAGTGGTAATCAAACAGATGGAGTACAGCAACAATCACGATTAAATGATTTAAATCCATCAGATATAGCTTCTGTTGAAGTACTTCCTAGTGCTTCAGCTGCAGCCTTGTGGGGAAGCCGTGCTGCAAATGGTGTTATTGTAATCACAACCAAAAAAGGCCAGAATAGCAATGGAAAAATCAATATTGGTTATAAAGGAACAGTATCATTAGATGAAGTAAATAAAGTTCCTGAATTACAGAGAGATTTCGGACAAGGCCTTAATGGTAAGTTTTCATATAATAATGCCCGCAGTTGGGGTGATCGTATTGCAGATAGAACAGGAGGTAATGACACCTACAATACAGGAGAAGGTGTTCCATTTGTTACATTCCCGGATGGAACTACACGTTATGCAGTAGCAGGAGGAAATAACACTAATCCGCATGGAGGAAAGAATTCTAAAGATACTTATGATCATGGAAAAGAAGTATTTCGTACTGGATATTATGTAGACAACTCCATAAATCTTAGTGGAGGCAACAATAAAGCCAGCTTTTTCGCAAGCTATTCCAATCTAACACAAAAAGGTATTGTTAAACGAAATAGCGACTATAATCGCAACACGGCACGTATCAATGTAGTCACTCAGCTTACAGACAAAGTAAAAGCAACGGCCAATGTAAGCTATTCCAATGTCCGTTCAAACCGAACTCAACAAGGTTCTAATCTTGGAGGTATATTTCTGGGAGGTTTACGTACGGCTCCTGACTATAACAATAATTATACAACAGGTACTTACCAGGATGCAGAAGGAGCTATCTTCCCCAATCAGCAGATCTCATATAGAAATCCATTAGGCAATGTAAACAATCTCAGCTACTTTGATAACCCTCTATGGACAATAGATCATAACAAAAGCTTTACAGTTGTAAACCGTATTTTGGGAAATATTGAACTAAGCTATGATGTTTTGAGCTGGTTAAATCTACGTGCCAATGTTGGTGTAGATACTTATACAGACCGACGCACAGACTTTGTTAATGCTCAGTCTGCAATCTCTATTGGAGGAGCGTACACAGAGCAAACTATTAGCGAAAGTCAGTGGAATGCTAATTTGTTTGCACGAGCAAACCATAAATTCTCAGATAACTTTACAGGTGCTCTCCTTTTAGGTTTTAATTACAATAGCCGTCAATACAATAATGTAGGTGCAACGGCCCGTAACTTTATTGTTCCAGATGCACCACCTAATTTATCCAACACTTCTCCATCAAACAGAGATCCCTTTAATTATGCTAACACTGTTAAAACCAACGCGGGATTTGCACAAGTAGATTTGGAAATTCTTAATCAGGTATTTGTTACTGCAACTGCAAGAGCAGAGGCAGCTTCTACTTTTGGCAGAGAAGCACAAAGTTTGTTCTTTTATCCCTCTATCAACTCGTCATGGCAGTTCACTAAGTTATTAGGTGATAATCATATATTAAGCTTTGGAAAGATAAGAGCAGGCTTTGGTATAGTAGGAAATGAACCACCTCCATACTATAACTTAACCAAATACTTCCCAACATCTTTCACAGAGACCTGGGGAGGTTCCTTAAATGGAGCCCAATATGGTGTAGGAGGCTATCAACGGTCAGCTACAGCAGGTAATCCCAAATTAAAACCGGAAAAAAAGAAAGAAGTTGAAGTAGGGTTCGATTTACGATTCTTTAACAATAAAGTACAAGTAAGTGGTACAGCTTATTATAATCGTAACACTGATGTAATTTTACCTGTTGATCTTGCTCCGACATCTGGATTTAGCTCTCAATATAAGAATGCAGCAACTATGGAAAATAAAGGACTGGAGTTCTCCATTCAACCCGAGTGGGTTAACAAAGGAGGATTTATCTGGTCATCTAACTTTCTATGGTCATTGTATCGCAATAAAGTTGTGGATCTAAGTGGGGTAGAGTATGTGTTCCTACCGGGAGGTGGTTTTACGGATGGTTCCTCTGTTGCTGTAAAAGGCCAACCTGTAGGCGTAATATGGGGAACTTACTACGCTAGGAATGAAAACGGTGGCTATCAGTTAGACAACAATGGATATCCAACCATTGCACTTAGCTCTGGCGTTATTGGCAATCCCAATCCCAACTACAGAGCCAGCATTGGGAACACATTCAGCTTCAAAGGACTAAACCTATATGCGTTATTCGATTTCAGTATTGGTAATCAGACGTGGAATGGAACCCGTGGTGCTCTGATGAATTATGGTACTGCCAAAGCCACTGCAATAGAAACTACAGTTTCAGCTACTGAAGCAGCACAAATTAAAACATTTGATGGAGCAACAATTGCGAATGGTATCCATCCATCTAACAATCGCATTATTGCGCGCCAAAATTCAGACGGTAGTTACACATTCAGAGGTACTGTCGGGGACTTTGGAGGAGGCCCAGTGGCCCTTGATGAAGCATGGTATCGCAATTCTGGAGGAGGATTTGGCGTAAATGCACCATTTGTTGAAGATGCCAGTTGGGCTCGTCTCCGTGAAATCACGTTGAACTACACAATAAACACTGAAGGGTTCCGGAGAAAATCTAAACTCTCTTCTATCACATTGGGATTTACAGGTAGAAATTTAGCACTATGGACAGACTATAATGGCATTGACCCTGAAACAAATTTAACAGGAGCTAATAATGGTCGTGGTATTGACTATTTCCAGAATCCCAATACCCGTTCATTCATATTTAGCTTATCTATTAACTATTAA
- a CDS encoding SusD/RagB family nutrient-binding outer membrane lipoprotein, whose amino-acid sequence MKKLYAFLGVMSLVLMLNGCKGLINGYDIDPVNITDPSVIDIKQYLSGAQVNLIGVYEGDMNRLTGMWTGHFSGEDRQYVPLSNYVVTARDFNNQWTTMYTNVLANLNLIKEKSIAVNNMRALGIAQVMQAMTLGLAADLFGDVPYSEALQYPIITTPKYDTQATVYAGVQAILDSAIINLAKEVANAADPKNADIFFNGDGQKWIQVANTLKARYYLHTKDYANAVKYSDPALAISSASDNMLAPHGDGYQQTFNLFYSFLVYDRSGYMAGNGFAAQLLDANTDISRNNAKTNEEARLNYYYLPDDGFYDVNYLWSSDFGNAPDEDGFFGAVTSFPMVTFEENMLIRAEAYAKQNEFANALDALNTLRAYYNTGANLNASYPEDYGLLYAPYIATDFAPGGIENTDNITANAALLREIIEERYISLTGQLEVFNDVRRTDNLLGVPIKSGASELPQRLLYPQAEINANSANVPSVTLYTATTTNSSPY is encoded by the coding sequence ATGAAAAAACTATATGCCTTTCTGGGAGTCATGAGCCTTGTATTGATGCTTAATGGTTGTAAAGGATTAATCAATGGCTATGATATAGATCCTGTCAACATTACAGATCCTAGTGTTATTGATATTAAACAATATCTGAGTGGAGCGCAGGTAAACCTCATCGGAGTATATGAAGGAGATATGAATCGACTTACAGGAATGTGGACAGGTCACTTTAGTGGAGAAGACCGCCAGTATGTCCCTCTTTCCAATTATGTAGTTACAGCCCGTGATTTCAATAACCAGTGGACTACAATGTATACTAATGTACTTGCCAATCTGAATCTTATAAAAGAAAAATCTATAGCAGTAAATAATATGAGGGCGTTAGGCATTGCCCAGGTAATGCAAGCTATGACACTAGGTTTAGCCGCAGATTTATTTGGGGATGTTCCTTATAGTGAAGCTTTACAATATCCTATCATTACTACACCTAAATACGATACACAGGCAACAGTATATGCTGGTGTACAAGCTATTTTGGATTCAGCAATTATCAACCTCGCAAAGGAAGTGGCAAATGCGGCGGATCCTAAAAACGCAGACATCTTTTTTAATGGAGATGGACAAAAATGGATACAAGTAGCCAATACCTTAAAAGCACGTTATTATCTTCATACTAAAGACTATGCCAATGCAGTAAAATATAGTGATCCAGCTCTTGCAATTTCTTCTGCAAGTGACAACATGCTAGCTCCACATGGTGATGGCTATCAACAAACTTTTAACTTGTTTTACTCATTCCTTGTGTATGACCGTTCAGGCTACATGGCAGGCAATGGCTTTGCAGCCCAACTATTAGATGCTAATACAGATATTAGCCGTAATAATGCAAAAACAAATGAAGAAGCACGTCTAAATTACTATTATTTGCCAGATGATGGTTTTTATGATGTGAACTATTTATGGAGTTCAGATTTTGGCAATGCTCCTGATGAAGATGGTTTTTTTGGAGCAGTAACATCTTTCCCAATGGTAACCTTTGAGGAAAATATGCTTATTCGTGCGGAAGCCTATGCAAAACAAAACGAGTTTGCCAATGCGTTAGATGCACTTAATACCTTACGAGCCTACTATAATACAGGAGCTAATCTTAATGCATCTTATCCAGAAGATTATGGATTATTGTATGCGCCATATATAGCAACCGACTTTGCACCAGGAGGGATTGAGAATACAGATAATATCACAGCAAATGCAGCATTACTTCGTGAAATTATTGAAGAAAGATATATTTCACTAACAGGTCAGCTCGAAGTTTTTAATGATGTACGACGTACAGATAATCTACTTGGGGTACCTATAAAATCAGGAGCTTCTGAATTACCTCAACGATTATTGTATCCTCAGGCTGAGATTAATGCCAATTCGGCAAATGTACCTTCTGTAACACTATATACAGCTACTACTACTAATTCCAGTCCCTACTAA
- a CDS encoding SusC/RagA family TonB-linked outer membrane protein translates to MKKLLFLCALLLMSVGTLVAQDRTITGKITDEKDGSAIPGVNITVKGTTRGTVTDVNGAYTLSIPSGNQTIVVSFIGYATIERPIGAESVINISLQGDTKQLNEVIVTAQGIERTKNELSYAAQKVDGDAINRTRDANFVNSLSGKVSGVQITRPNTLGGSTNVVIRGTKSLGYNNQALFVIDGVPIDNSNTNSADQRTARGGYDYGNAAADINSDDIESLTVLKGAAATALYGSRASNGVVLITTKKGSRKGLGLTVNSGINFGVVDKSTLPKYQKQYGGGYGKYYGPDPDNDPRFFNESDLNGDGVIDYIVPTSEDASYGAAFDPTLNVYQWDAFYRDSPNYGKATPWVGAKNDPTTFFQNPVSNNHNIMLDGGGDKGFYKLGYTRNDEKGILPNSRILKDFVNFSASYNISPKFTATAAVNFSDVQGKGRYGTGYDSKNIMTNFRQWWQTNVDIKEQKAAYERSRENQSWNLSNPLSGTVPIYWDNPYWVRNENYETDERLRYFGYGRLDYKVNSWLSLMGRVSLDTYNETQEERIAVGSVPSSLYDPSTSISALTIEGQPSGYSRFTRSYKEYNYDLMATINKNLSEDFNLKAVLGSNVRRTTMESVFNSTNGGLVIPRLYAISNSVNQPFLPIESFSDLQVNGFYANVTLGYKNLLFLDLAGRRDRATSLPRNNDTYYYPSVSTSFVFSELLKELTFLTGGKLRVNYAEVGNLAPTSKTTDYYSKVTSFGEVPLYSVYINKNNANLKPERTRSFEAGVEMSFLADRVGFDFTYYKQNSVDQIIAVDVSRTTGYDRKFVNAGNVQNQGIELSVFGKPVQTKDFSWTINVNFTRNRNKVLRLFEDAENLLIGSLQGGVGINARIGQPYGTITGSGFKYMNGQKIVGSNGYYLQTTDTIIGNVNPDWIGGISNTFRYKNLSLGFLVDVKKGGDVFSLDMYYGLATGLYPETVGLNDKGNPSRNPVTQGEDTGGIILGGVKEDGTRNDIRVSNTNYGVYGYRRNPAAAFIYDGSYIKLREVSVSYSFPQAIISKLGPVKGIDLSFIGRNLWIIHKNLPYADPEDQVSAGNIQGYQTGAYPNVRNFGFNVKLRF, encoded by the coding sequence ATGAAGAAACTTTTATTCCTTTGTGCATTACTCCTGATGTCGGTCGGGACGCTTGTTGCACAAGACCGAACCATTACAGGAAAGATAACCGATGAGAAGGATGGCTCGGCTATTCCAGGTGTCAACATCACTGTAAAAGGTACTACACGTGGTACTGTAACAGACGTGAATGGTGCCTATACACTATCGATCCCTTCAGGGAATCAAACCATTGTTGTTTCTTTTATTGGCTATGCAACGATAGAAAGACCTATAGGTGCAGAAAGCGTTATCAACATCAGCTTACAAGGTGATACTAAACAGCTTAATGAAGTAATTGTTACAGCTCAGGGAATTGAGAGAACAAAAAATGAACTTTCCTATGCTGCACAAAAAGTAGATGGTGATGCAATCAACCGCACACGGGATGCAAACTTTGTTAATTCTCTATCCGGAAAAGTATCAGGGGTGCAGATTACACGTCCTAATACATTAGGTGGTTCAACCAATGTTGTTATCAGAGGTACAAAATCTCTGGGGTATAACAACCAGGCTTTGTTTGTCATTGATGGGGTTCCGATTGATAATTCCAATACCAACTCAGCAGATCAAAGAACAGCACGGGGTGGATATGATTATGGTAACGCAGCAGCAGATATCAACTCGGATGATATAGAAAGTTTAACCGTATTAAAAGGTGCAGCAGCTACAGCATTATATGGCTCAAGAGCCTCGAATGGTGTAGTACTTATCACAACTAAGAAAGGAAGCAGAAAAGGCTTGGGTCTAACTGTAAACTCGGGAATCAACTTTGGTGTGGTTGATAAGTCTACTTTACCTAAATATCAGAAGCAATATGGGGGGGGATATGGTAAATATTATGGTCCTGATCCTGACAATGACCCTCGGTTCTTCAACGAATCAGATCTGAACGGAGATGGAGTAATAGACTATATTGTACCTACTTCTGAAGACGCTTCTTATGGAGCAGCTTTTGATCCTACACTAAATGTATATCAATGGGATGCATTCTACCGGGATTCGCCTAATTATGGTAAAGCCACTCCCTGGGTAGGAGCCAAAAATGATCCTACAACATTTTTCCAGAATCCAGTTTCAAACAATCATAATATCATGCTTGATGGTGGAGGGGACAAAGGCTTTTATAAGTTAGGTTATACACGAAACGACGAAAAAGGTATTCTACCTAATAGCCGTATTCTCAAAGACTTTGTCAATTTCAGTGCATCCTACAACATCAGCCCTAAGTTCACAGCTACAGCTGCTGTAAACTTTTCTGATGTTCAGGGTAAGGGTCGTTATGGAACAGGGTATGATTCCAAAAACATTATGACAAATTTCCGTCAATGGTGGCAAACTAATGTGGATATCAAAGAGCAGAAAGCTGCCTATGAGAGATCCAGAGAGAATCAATCATGGAATCTCAGTAACCCACTATCCGGTACAGTACCTATCTACTGGGATAATCCTTACTGGGTCCGAAACGAAAACTATGAAACAGATGAACGTTTACGCTATTTCGGGTACGGACGTCTGGATTACAAAGTTAACAGCTGGTTAAGTTTAATGGGAAGAGTATCGCTGGATACATATAATGAAACACAGGAAGAGCGCATTGCAGTAGGTAGTGTACCTTCTTCCCTCTATGATCCAAGTACATCTATCTCTGCATTGACCATCGAAGGGCAGCCATCAGGGTATAGTAGATTTACCCGTAGCTATAAAGAATACAATTATGATTTGATGGCTACAATTAATAAAAATCTTTCGGAAGACTTTAACCTGAAAGCTGTACTTGGGAGCAATGTACGTCGTACTACAATGGAGTCTGTATTCAATTCAACAAATGGTGGCCTTGTTATTCCGCGTTTGTATGCAATCTCTAATTCAGTAAACCAGCCATTCCTTCCTATTGAATCGTTCTCCGATCTACAAGTGAATGGGTTTTATGCCAATGTAACTCTAGGTTATAAAAACTTACTATTTTTAGATCTTGCAGGCAGACGTGACAGAGCAACATCGCTTCCTCGAAACAATGATACCTATTATTACCCATCGGTATCTACCAGCTTTGTTTTTTCTGAATTATTAAAAGAACTGACTTTCCTGACAGGTGGCAAATTGCGTGTTAACTACGCAGAGGTGGGAAACCTTGCTCCGACCAGCAAAACTACTGATTATTATTCAAAGGTTACGTCTTTTGGAGAAGTTCCATTGTACTCTGTATATATCAATAAAAACAATGCGAACCTGAAGCCTGAACGTACCCGAAGCTTTGAAGCTGGAGTAGAAATGTCATTCCTGGCAGATCGTGTAGGATTTGATTTCACATATTACAAACAAAACAGTGTCGATCAGATTATTGCAGTAGATGTATCCAGAACAACCGGATATGATCGCAAATTTGTCAACGCTGGAAATGTACAGAACCAAGGTATCGAATTAAGTGTGTTTGGTAAACCTGTACAGACCAAAGATTTTTCCTGGACTATTAACGTTAACTTCACCAGAAACCGTAATAAAGTACTTCGCCTGTTTGAGGATGCAGAGAACTTGCTGATTGGTTCATTACAGGGAGGAGTTGGTATTAATGCCCGTATCGGCCAACCTTATGGTACAATTACAGGATCAGGTTTCAAATATATGAACGGTCAGAAGATAGTAGGTAGTAATGGGTATTACCTACAAACTACAGATACTATTATTGGAAATGTGAACCCGGATTGGATTGGAGGTATTAGTAATACATTCCGTTACAAAAATCTATCTCTGGGCTTCCTGGTTGATGTTAAAAAAGGAGGTGATGTATTTTCACTGGATATGTATTATGGTCTGGCAACAGGTCTGTATCCTGAGACAGTAGGCTTGAATGACAAAGGTAATCCTTCCCGTAATCCAGTGACTCAGGGTGAAGATACAGGTGGCATTATTCTGGGAGGAGTAAAAGAAGATGGTACTCGCAACGACATTCGGGTAAGTAATACCAATTATGGTGTATATGGCTATCGTCGAAATCCAGCAGCAGCATTTATCTATGATGGTAGTTATATAAAATTGCGTGAGGTTAGTGTTTCGTACTCCTTCCCTCAGGCAATCATCTCTAAGTTAGGACCAGTTAAAGGTATTGATCTGTCATTCATTGGACGTAACCTATGGATTATTCACAAAAACCTGCCATATGCAGATCCTGAAGATCAGGTAAGTGCAGGAAATATCCAGGGCTATCAGACAGGTGCCTATCCCAATGTGAGAAACTTTGGCTTTAATGTTAAACTGAGATTCTAA
- a CDS encoding SusD/RagB family nutrient-binding outer membrane lipoprotein translates to MKKIIAIYIAILAFTACTKDFDTINDDPKNAPEVPAATLFSNAERNLVDNVNTPEVNTNVFRLMAQYWAQTTYADESQYNIDTRNIPRNFWNAMYTDVLRNFSEADSLIKADTTFLDPQQKINQLAVNEILTVYSWSVLVNIYGNIPYSQALDYREITPKYDDAATIYADLLTRLDEALTSLDTDSESFGSADLIYGGNVSKWIKFGNSLKLRLAMTVADVESFSSTVKTAVESAAPNVFTSNDDNALLNYLQSPPNTNPVWVQLIQSGRTDYVASNTILNIMKPLADPRLPSYFNPETETGQFLAGTYGNVNSTSGFSLPSDKLTSQTFPGVLLDYSEVEFYLAEAVERGYTVGGTAAEHYNKAVTASITYWGGTSEQATAYLAKPQVNYATASGDYKQKIGTQKWLALYNRGIEGWTEYRRLDAPTFNEVEEPQGDFPLRFTYSDQERNLNRANYSEAAQAIGGDEVTTRIFWDKF, encoded by the coding sequence ATGAAAAAGATTATAGCAATATATATAGCGATACTTGCTTTCACCGCTTGTACAAAGGATTTTGACACCATCAATGATGATCCTAAAAATGCACCGGAAGTTCCGGCAGCAACGTTATTCTCCAATGCAGAACGAAATCTTGTCGATAATGTAAACACACCAGAGGTTAATACAAATGTATTTCGTTTGATGGCTCAGTATTGGGCCCAAACGACGTATGCAGACGAATCTCAGTACAATATTGATACACGTAACATACCACGTAACTTCTGGAATGCAATGTATACAGATGTACTCAGGAACTTTAGTGAGGCAGATAGTTTAATTAAAGCAGATACTACATTTCTGGACCCTCAGCAGAAAATCAATCAACTGGCAGTTAATGAAATATTGACAGTTTATTCATGGTCTGTATTGGTAAATATTTATGGTAACATTCCTTATTCACAGGCATTGGACTATAGAGAAATTACACCTAAATATGACGACGCAGCAACTATTTATGCAGATCTGCTTACCCGTTTGGATGAAGCGTTAACTTCTCTGGATACCGATAGCGAGAGCTTCGGGTCTGCCGATTTAATATATGGAGGAAATGTATCGAAATGGATTAAGTTTGGCAATTCATTAAAACTAAGACTAGCCATGACAGTAGCTGATGTAGAGTCCTTCTCATCTACAGTAAAAACAGCTGTTGAATCGGCAGCACCCAATGTCTTTACATCGAATGATGATAATGCGCTTTTAAACTATCTGCAATCACCACCTAATACCAATCCGGTATGGGTGCAATTGATTCAAAGTGGCCGAACAGATTATGTTGCTTCGAATACGATTCTGAATATTATGAAGCCTCTGGCTGATCCTCGTTTGCCTTCCTACTTTAATCCGGAAACAGAAACCGGACAATTTCTTGCTGGTACTTATGGCAATGTGAACAGCACTTCAGGATTTTCACTACCAAGTGATAAATTAACCAGCCAGACATTTCCAGGCGTTCTGCTGGATTATTCAGAAGTTGAATTCTATCTGGCTGAAGCTGTAGAAAGAGGATATACTGTGGGAGGTACAGCTGCAGAACATTACAATAAGGCAGTGACAGCATCTATTACTTATTGGGGGGGTACTTCAGAACAAGCAACAGCCTATCTGGCAAAACCACAGGTAAATTATGCCACTGCATCAGGAGACTACAAACAAAAAATTGGTACTCAAAAATGGTTGGCGTTATACAATCGAGGTATTGAAGGCTGGACAGAATATAGAAGATTGGATGCACCTACTTTTAATGAAGTAGAAGAGCCACAAGGCGATTTTCCATTGCGTTTTACCTATTCTGATCAGGAGCGTAACCTAAACAGAGCCAATTACTCAGAAGCTGCTCAAGCAATTGGCGGTGATGAAGTAACTACCCGGATTTTCTGGGATAAATTCTAA